GAGCATCAGATAAAATAAACTCAAGACGCTGCTGCGGATAAGTTGGATCAAGCGGTAAATATGCGCCGCCAGCTTTAAGAATGCCTAACAATCCCACAATCATGGGAATGGAACGCTCAACGCACAAACACACGAGAGACTCTGGTTTAACTCCCAATTTTTGGAGATAGCGCGCGAGTTGATTTGCACGGTGGTTAAGTTCGCGATATGTGAGTTGTTCGTCACCACTAATAACAGCGATCGCATCGGGTGTTTTTTCCACTTGCGCGGCGAACAGTTCGTGAATACACGCATCAGAATCAGGAGTTATTGTCTGATTCCACACCTGTAACTGCTGTTGTTCTCCCAAAGTTAGCAATGGTAGTGCAGACAATGTTTGATGAGGATTAGCAACAATTCCGGTTAGGAGAGTTTGGAAATGGTCTAATAGACGAATGATTGTCGATTCATCAAACAAATCGGTGTTGTACTCTAGTTTGCCAATGAGTCCAGTGTCAGACTCGACAAGGTGAAAAGTTAAATCAAACTGGGCTGTGTGATTATCGATGCGCGAATGCTCGACGTTCAAACCTGGTAATTCAATATTTTCAATCGAAAATGCATTTTGCAGAACGAGCATTACTTGAAATAATGGAGCGTAGCTTAAGGAACGCGCTAGTTGTAATTCATCGACTAACTTTTCAAAAGGTAAGGTTTGGTGCGCCAAAGCCCCTAGTACAGTTTCGCGCACGCGTTGCAGTAATTCTAGAAAACTTGGATTTCCTGATAAGTCAGTCCGAAACACGAGAGTATTGATGAAACACCCGATTAAGTTTTCAATTTCCGGTTGGTGACGATTTGCGATCGGCGAACCTATAAGAATATCGTCTTGATCGGTGTAGCGAAACAGTAAAGTTTGCAAGGCTGCTAGCAGCGTCATAAATAAAGTCGCACCTGATGCTTGCGATCGCTGCTTGAGTGCTGCGGTTATTGACTGCGATATGTGAAATGATACGGTTCTACCAGCGAAAGATTGAACCGCAGGACGCGGGCGATCGCACGGTAATTGCAATAAATCGGGAGCATTGTGTAATTTCTGCTTCCAGTATGCTAATTCGAGTACACTACCTTGTAAAGATTGTCGCTGCCAAGCTGCAAAATCAGCATATTGAATCGGTAATGCCGCTAGCGGTGAAGGTTGATTGTGGGAAAATGCCGCATAAAGCGCGCTCAATTCGCGAAAAAAGATTCCCAGTGACCAAGCATCGACCGCAATGTGATGCATTGTTAATAGTAAAACGTATTCCGCATCAGCGAGTCGCAGTAGAGCCGCGCGCAACAACAGATCAGTTTCTAAATTAAAGGGAGTGCAAGCCTGTTTTGTTGCTAATTGTTGAACTTCGCGATCGCGTTCAGCCACAGAGTGCGATCGCAAATCGTGTATAGGTAGCTCCCATTTGTCAAGAGGCAAAATCGTCTGAGTAAGTTCTCCGGCGACAGTTTGCAAGGTAGTCCGCAAACTTTCATGACGCTGAAGAATTTCTTTCAAACTCTGCGCTAAAGCATTTACCTGAAGCGAACCTGTGATTGTTAAAGCGATCGAGATATTGTTGGAAACTGCACTTTTAATACTTAACTGGTCTTGAAACCACATCCGTTGTTGCGCAAACGAGACAGCAAGTGGAGCGTGTCGATTGCACTTTGGTATTGTTAAGCGTTGTGGAGATTGGACTTGCTTTTGTTGCAGTCGTAGTCGAAGTAATGCCTGCTGTTCTGGAGAAAGTGCTGCAATTCGTTGCGAATGATTCATCGATACGCGATTCCTTTTGAAGTCGAGTGAGGGGTGATTTTTAATTCAATTACCAATTAATGACCAGCCTTTAAGTTACGTTTCTGTTCACTCACATACTCGTGTAATTTGTAGTTCCCTCTGCACCTCTGCACCCTTTGCCACGTAATGACGCTTAATATCTTGCAACGTCTGTAGACTTTCCATCACCGCGTCAAACTCTACGCCAAAGTCAATCAGCGCGGCAATTTCATCGACTCCTGCTTGTTGCAGATTATCAATCATCTTGCGGCAATATTCAGGAGTTCCCATCAAAACTTTGCCATTAAAATAACTCTCGAAGCTAAATTCGAGTAAGTCATCGAGGTCTTGCGGCGTTAGCGTTTGAGGATCGATCGAAAAGCGCAAATCACCAGCAGATTTCACAACCAGGTCGAAATGTGTTTTCAAGTAATTTTTGAAGGGTTGTTTCACCTTGGCTTTGACAACATCAATATCGCTGCCAATAAACGTATGAATCATCAACGCAACTTTACCTTGCTGTGGATCATGACCGTGTTGCGCGAGCGATCGCCGATATAGCGATACTTTATTTAAGATTTCATCGAGGCTTTGATACAGCGGTGAGGTGAGAATGTTCGCGCCAATTCTACCTGCTGCGATAAATGTCTCGTCGGATAATGATGTAATCCAAATCGGGAGACGAGATTGAATCGGCTTAGGAAAGGTGTGAATGTTGACATTGCCATTACCACCTCTGCGGATGATCGCGTTTCCTTGCCACAACTGCTGCACAACTTGAATATCGCGCCACATGATTTCTTTTTTGTGCGCGTACTTGTCGGGATAAAGAACGAAATCATTCGGATGCCAACCTGGTGCAAACGAAAGGCTGACGCGACCTTGCGAAAGGTTGTCAACCATTGACCATTCTTCGGCAACGCGCAAGGGATCTTGCAATGGCATAACAACGCTACCTGAGCGAATTTGAATGCGTTTCGTCACCATCGCGATCGCTGCACCTGCTACCGCTGGATTCGGATACAAACCGCCAAAAGCATCAAAATGGCGTTCGGGAATCCAGATACCTGCAAAATCGTGGTGGTCAGCAAACTTTGCGCCTTCGATCAACAAACGATACTTATTGTTGTTGGTGGTGGAGCCATCACCAGAGAAATAAAATAGACTGAATTTCATTAGTAATTGGTAATGGTAATCGGTTTACAAATTCTGTTGTGATGCCAACTGCGCTTGTACTTCATCGAGGGATAAATTTTCAATTTCGGCAAGGAGGCGAGTCATTTCATCCGAGTCATCCGGTTGCAATTGTGCGGTAATCACACTTGCTAATCCGGCGACAGTAGGCGCTTCGGATAGCAATACCCGCAGTGACAATTCAACTTGATACAGTTCGCGTAAGCGCGATACGATTCTTACTGCTAATAATGAATGTCCGCCTAACTCGAAGAAATTATCGTTGACTCCTATACGTTCGATTCCAAGTTGTTCTTGCCAAAGTGCGGCAATTTGTTGCTCGATTTCGTTACTGGGAGCAACATAAGCTGTAGGTAGCGATCGCGCATGATTGGATGGCGGATCGACAACATCAACTGAAGTATCAACTTCAATGCGATCTTGTAAGGAGATTGTTTGCCAATCTCTCGGCGAGACGATCGCTTGAGTGCAATGACTTTGCAGAATGCGATGTAATGCCTCAATTCCTTCTTGGGGACTAATACCTGTATTGAGTGCTGCCAAACGTGCTTGCTTGAGCGAATCGGGAAGTTCGGTTATTTTTTGCGCTCCCATACCGATTTGCCACATATCCCAATTGATTGATATGACGCGTTGTTTGGCATGCGATCGCGCAAAGGCATCGAGAAAACAGTTTGCCGCACAATAGTCAACTTGTCCCACACCGCCTTGAATCGCACTTAATGACGAAAACAGCACAAGAAAATCGAGCGGTTGATATTGACTCAGCACCAGCGTCCCTTGAACTTTAGGTCGCATCACATCAGCCGCAGTTTCAGCCGTTTTGAGTTGAACAATGCCATCGCCTGCAACACCTGCGGTATGAAAAATGCCGTGAAGTTGACCGAATGTTTGCTCGATGCGACTCATGACAGCTTGCATCTGCGCGTGATCGGCAACGTCAGCACTTAAAACGAGAACTTCAGCACCGATCGCTTCCAGGGCTTGAATTTTTCTAATCTTGACAGATATTGTGTTTTGTGTATTTTTGAGCCAGCGTTCCCAATCTTGACGTGGTGGTAGCGGCGAACGACTGACTAACACCAATTTGGCTTGAACCGTGTGCGCCAGATATTCAGCAACGGCTAAACCAATTTCGCCTAGCCCTCCTGTAATCAGATACACGCCTTGAGTTCGCAAAGCTGTTTGCTCAACAGTTTCTAAGCGCAGTGGTTCGTAAGTAGGAATCCAACGGTAATTGCCACGATAAGCAACTTGAATTTCAGCCGCAGGCGATCGCATTTCGGCGATAATTTGGTCGATGTCTGATAACGGAACAACATCGATATGCCGACAAGTCAAATTAACGTATTCTTGCGAAATGACTTGACACGCGCCCAAAACCGTTGCTTTTGCAGGGTAAATATCCTCAGTACCGATGACTTGTTGAATGTTGCTCGAAACAACATTAATCGAAATTGTGGGGCTTTGATGTTGCCCCAAGGCTTGTGCTAAATAGAGTAAACTGTAAAATCCTAGCTTTTGTGCTTCGTCAAACGCAAGCTCTGCGAGCGTCCACAGATGCGCAATAATTGGGGCTTGTGCGCGAGAAAGGACTTCTTGGATCAGGGTTTGGTAGTGTTCGCGATCGCCTGGATCAATCGTGTAAACATTATCGTGGTGACTGTAACTTTCACCAGCATAGACGTGAATAACTTGTTGTTCTTGTTGCTGTAGGCGTTGCGCGATCGCTGTGGCTAAGTTGCTGTGATCGGCAAAAATTAACCAACATTGTTTTTGAGGACTTTTGACAATCTGCGGTATAGTTGAACGCTTCCACGATGGGACATCAAACCAGTCTGCAATATCAGTTTTACGTGTTACTGTCGCGCTGCTTGAAGCTTGGGGTGGTTCGATCCAATATCGCTGGCGTTCAAAAGGATACGTCGGTAACGGTACGCGGTGACGTTGCTGGTGTGCGTAAAAGCTAGACCAATCAATCGCAACACCTTCTAGCCAAAGTTTTCCTACAGTTTGCAAAAGAAATCCGCGATCGCCTAATTGTGCCTTGGGATGCGGTAAGGAAGCAAAAACGCTTGGTGCAGTTTGTTTTGCTAAAGTGCTAAGTGTCGATCCTGGTCCTACTTCTAGGAAAATCGCATCGGGAATGTTTAATAGTTCAGCAATTCCTTGCGAAAATTGGACTGTTTGCCGCAAATGTTGCGCCCAGTATTGTGGATCTGTTGCGGCTGTGGCTGCGATCCAAGTGCCTGTTACATTTGAGATAAACGGAATTTGTGGCAGGTTAAGGCGAATCGACTCGAACTGTTTTAAAAATGGTTCGACAACGCCTTCCATCATCGCTGAATGAAACGCATGGGAAGTATGCAACAAACGACTCTCAATTCCCTTGGCAGTTAACTCGCGTTCTAGGTTTTGGATCGCCTCAATTGTTCCGGAAACAACGCACAAGTGTGGGCTATTACTCGCCGCCAGTGAGAGTGATGCGTGTAAAAATGGTTGTACATCTGCGGCGGATAAATGAACAGCAAGCATTGCACCAGGAGGCTGTTGCTGCATCAGTTGTCCGCGTACTGTAACTAACCGCAGCGCATCTTCGAGCGAAAAAACTCCAGCCAGACACGCCGCAACATATTCGCCAATGCTGTGTCCAATCATCGCCCTCGGCTGAACGCCCCACGACATCCATAGTTTTGCTAGTGCATACTCAATAACAAAGAGTGCGGGTTGAGTGAGGGAAGTTTGCGTTAGTTGCGTTGTTTGAGCTTCTTCTGCCGGAGGATAGATGACACGCCGCAGGTCAATATTGTGTTGTGCAAGGATGGTAAATTGGCGATCGCATTCAGCTTGAAACAAGGGTTCGCTGTTGTAAAGTTCCCGCGCCATGTTTATGTATTGCGAACCTTGTCCAGGAAACATGAAAACGATAGCGCGATCGCCTTGCGTATAACCTGTAACCATACGTTGCGGATCTTCAAGCGCTTGAATTGCTTCCTCTACACTTTGCGCGACAATCATCCGCCGATAATCGAAAGATCGACGACCGATTTGAAGCGTGTAAGCAACATCGGCTAAATTTAAGTCAGGTGCTTGACAAAGGCGATCGCGCAGATTGAGCGTTGCTTGCGTTAAAGCCGTCGCCGTTTTAGCAGACAGTGTTAAAAGTTGATATCCCTGAGTTGTCTGTTTTGGTAAGACAGGGGCTTCTTCTAAGATAATATGCGCGTTTGTACCACCGAAACCAAACGAACTCACTCCCGCACGACGTGGATTACCGTTAGTTTTCCACTCGCGTAACTGAGTATTAACGTAAAACGGACTTTCGGCAAAATTAATTTGTGGGTTGGGAGTCTCAAAGTTAAGACTAGGAGGAATTTGCTGGTGATGCAGCGCTAGAATCGTTTTAATTAAACCTGCAATTCCCGCTGCGGCGTCGAGATGTCCAATATTCGTTTTAACAGAACCGATCGCGCAAAACTGTTTTTGATTGGTGGACTCGCGAAAAGCTTGCGTCATTGCGGCAATTTCAATCGGATCGCCTAATGTTGTTCCTGTACCATGAGTTTCCATATAGGAAATCGTTTCTGGTTCAACTTCAGCAATCATTTGCGCCGTACGGATTGCGCGCGTTTGTCCCTCCTCACTCGGCGCGGTGTAGCCTACTTTAAGCGCACCATCATTATTAATTGCAGAACCTTTGATGACAGCATAAATACAGTCGCGATCGGCGATCGCATCTTCAAGGCGCTTTAAAACAACCACGCCAATGCCATTTCCGCCAACTGTACCATTCGCCCGACAATCAAACGCGTGACAATGCCCATCAGGAGAAGCAATTTCATCGGGAGATAACGTTAATTCATTTTGTGGTACTTTGACCGCAACTCCCGCCGCTAAAGCCATATCGCATTCGCCACTGAGTAGACTTTGACACGCTAAATGCACTGCTACCAAAGAACTTGAGCAAGCTGTGCCGACACTCACGCTCGGTCCTGTAAGATTTAATTTGTACGAAACTCGCGTAGGTAAGTAATCTTTGTCGACTCCCACCAATGTTTGCAGAAACCCTCGCGATGCCATAAAGTCTTGGTTGGGACTGAGGTTATACAGCAGATATGTTCCCATCCCTACGCCAGCAAATACGCCAACCAATTGATTCACATCGGTACTGTAACCTGCATTTTCGAGTGCTTCCCAAGCGCATTCCAAAAAGAGGCGATGTTGCGGATCCATCGCTTCCGCCTCGCGCGGATTAAAACCGAAAAACGCCGCATCAAATTGATCGACATCTGATAATACTCCACCGACTTTTGCGATCGCATTTACAGATTGTGTCTCTTCTGAAAAAGTTGAAACTAATTCAATTCCTGCTGCTAAATTGTTCCAAAACTCTGCGATATTCTTGCTACCTGGAAATCTTCCAGATAATCCAATAACTGCAATTTCTAAACCATTTTGATTCCAACTCATATTGCTTTCTCACAATGATTACACAAACAAAGTGTGCCTGCACACACTAAAATAAATTTTCAGTCTTAAGTCCATATCTGACTTTGTTTAGCTGCGCATTCATTTGCTCAGCTATTCATTTTTTCAACGATCTATTTTGAAGCGGTTTTTGATTTTTCAAACCTTTGTTTAATTCGATTTTTTCCTTGAATTATTTTCTGTGATACATGAGTGCGTTGCTCATTTGCATCAACTTTTTGATTTTGATTTAATCGCTGTGCCAAAGTTTTAATTGTGGGATAGTTAAACAAATCAATGAGGGAAACTGATTGAGTTTCTGATGGTAAAACTGTTGCTAGCTTTCTGTAGATTGTTGTTATTAATAAAGAGTTAGCTCCCAGGTCAAAAAAGTTATCATTCACACCTACTTTTTCGAGTGATAATACCTCTTGAAACACAGTGGCGATCGCTTGCTCAATTTTGGTCTGGGGAGCCACGTATGTCATTCGCGTTGTTGATGCGACATCGGGTGTGGGTAGTGCTTTGCGATCGACTTTGCCGTTTGCTGATAGCGGTAGCGCATCGAGAAAGAGAAACACCGCCGGTATCATGTAATCAGGTAGTTTGGTGCTGAGAAACTGACTGAGTTCATCAACCGTTGGTGGTGTAGTCCTCGGTACGATATAAGCAACTAGACGCGCTGCATCTACAGCTTTGACGACCGCCGTTTTAACACCTGAGTGCTGCACCAACGCTGCTTCAATTTCTCCGGCTTCAATGCGATATCCGCGGATTTTGATTTGGAAATCAACTCGCCCTAAAAATTCAATGTTGCCATCAGGTAAATAGCGACCCAGATCGCCGGTACGATAGAGTCGTTCGCCTGTGCGCGGATGTGTGATAAAGTGCGCCTTTGTTTTTTGTTCGTCTTTCCAGTAGCCTTTAGCAAGTTGTACGCCTGCACAATACATTTCTCCTGGAACCCAAACGGGACAGTCTTCTAAGGCTTGATTGAGTATGTAATATTTCGCATTGGTCATCGGCTGACCGTAAGGAATGCTTTTCCAGGTAGGATCAACTGTATCTACCTCATAGCCAATATTCCAAATCGTCGTTTCTGTTGGTCCACCAATACTCAGTAATTTGATATTTGGTACTAGCGCTTTGAGGCGGTTAGGTAGTGAAACTGGTAGCCAATCACCACCTAAAATTGCTAAGCGCAAACTCGAAAGTGTTGCTGAGGAATCGCCTAAACTATTGACTAACATTTCCATCATCGCCGGAACCGAGTTCCACAAAGTTACTTGTTCGCGTTCAATTAACTTTGCCCAATGGTGCGGATCTTTGACTAAACACGCATCAGGCATAACAATTGCACCACCAGCACTGAGTAAACCAAAGATGTCATATACCGATAAATCGTGATTGAGTGCAGTTAACGCTAGAATGCGATCGCTCGCACTTACCCCAAATCGTTGATTCGTGTAAATAACCACATTCGCTACATTGCGGTGCGTAATCATCACGCCTTTTGGTAAACCTGTTGAACCAGAAGTGTAGATAACATACGCGAGATCGTCGGGTGTTTGCACCGATGCGAGCAGTTCTTGAGGATTAATAAGTTCTAGATTATCTACACACAACCGCTGAATATCTTCAATCCAGGGTAATTTGTCATTCAACCACGATTGCGTTAGCACGATTTCGACTTCGCTGTTTTTGAGGAGATACGCAAAGCGTTCTGGCGGTAGTTTAGGATCGATTGGCACGTAAGCCGCACCAGCCATCAAAACGCCCATGACTGCGACGATTTGTTCCCATCCTTTATCCATGACAATGCCAATCAGCTGATTGGGAACAGCACCAGAAGAACGCAATCGATGCGCAATTTGAGTTGAGCGATCGCACAATTCTTGGTAAGTCAGCGATCGTTGCGACGTAATTACCGCTGGGCGATTCGGGTTTTGGCGAACTTGATCGATAAATAGTTCGTGCAACAGCACATTCGGGATCGGTGCATCGGTGGCGTTGATCGCATCGCGTTGCGCTAATTGATGGGTAGGAAGTTCGCGGGTTGTCACAAGCCAAGCTGCTTCTTCAGTCGCCAGCTGTTGTAGAAAGCGGCTGTACGTTGCAAACATATCGTCAATTAACCCTTCTGGAAATAAACCTTCGACGACATCCCAGTTGAAAGTCAAGGTGTCTTTCTCTTCCCAGACTTGGACATCAATCCACGCTTGTGAGGCTTGACTAATACCGTAAACTAATTCGCCAAAATGACTGAAAGTTAAATCCTGCCCAATTCCG
The genomic region above belongs to Chroogloeocystis siderophila 5.2 s.c.1 and contains:
- a CDS encoding non-ribosomal peptide synthetase, with the protein product MNHLHSLLNLLANSDIKLSVDGDTLRVDAPQGKLTAELRDLLVQHKAELLALLQQHSSTPVNDLPAIAPAPELRYEPFPLTDMQHAFWIGRSGVLELGHVSNHGYYEIEGHNLDIDRLNTALQRLIARHDMLRAVVLPDGQQQILKDVPPYQLKVLNLRGQDRETVATQLEAIRQEMSHQVLPADQFPLFDFRATCLDEEKVRLHISYDLLVFDAWSLFRLFEEWFALYQNPESTLPPLELSFRDYVLAEQSLVQTQLYQRSQAYWLNRIDKLPPAPSLPLAKNPKELKQYRCRRYNARMEPANWQKLKQTATNFGLTPTGALLAAFAEIVTLWSNPQFTLNLALFNRLPMHPQVNNILGDFTSVTLLAVDNSTSESFRDRALQIQKQLWQDLEHRYFSGVRVTRELTRRQGGAPNALPVIFTSTLGFAGIGQDLTFSHFGELVYGISQASQAWIDVQVWEEKDTLTFNWDVVEGLFPEGLIDDMFATYSRFLQQLATEEAAWLVTTRELPTHQLAQRDAINATDAPIPNVLLHELFIDQVRQNPNRPAVITSQRSLTYQELCDRSTQIAHRLRSSGAVPNQLIGIVMDKGWEQIVAVMGVLMAGAAYVPIDPKLPPERFAYLLKNSEVEIVLTQSWLNDKLPWIEDIQRLCVDNLELINPQELLASVQTPDDLAYVIYTSGSTGLPKGVMITHRNVANVVIYTNQRFGVSASDRILALTALNHDLSVYDIFGLLSAGGAIVMPDACLVKDPHHWAKLIEREQVTLWNSVPAMMEMLVNSLGDSSATLSSLRLAILGGDWLPVSLPNRLKALVPNIKLLSIGGPTETTIWNIGYEVDTVDPTWKSIPYGQPMTNAKYYILNQALEDCPVWVPGEMYCAGVQLAKGYWKDEQKTKAHFITHPRTGERLYRTGDLGRYLPDGNIEFLGRVDFQIKIRGYRIEAGEIEAALVQHSGVKTAVVKAVDAARLVAYIVPRTTPPTVDELSQFLSTKLPDYMIPAVFLFLDALPLSANGKVDRKALPTPDVASTTRMTYVAPQTKIEQAIATVFQEVLSLEKVGVNDNFFDLGANSLLITTIYRKLATVLPSETQSVSLIDLFNYPTIKTLAQRLNQNQKVDANEQRTHVSQKIIQGKNRIKQRFEKSKTASK
- a CDS encoding type I polyketide synthase; translated protein: MSWNQNGLEIAVIGLSGRFPGSKNIAEFWNNLAAGIELVSTFSEETQSVNAIAKVGGVLSDVDQFDAAFFGFNPREAEAMDPQHRLFLECAWEALENAGYSTDVNQLVGVFAGVGMGTYLLYNLSPNQDFMASRGFLQTLVGVDKDYLPTRVSYKLNLTGPSVSVGTACSSSLVAVHLACQSLLSGECDMALAAGVAVKVPQNELTLSPDEIASPDGHCHAFDCRANGTVGGNGIGVVVLKRLEDAIADRDCIYAVIKGSAINNDGALKVGYTAPSEEGQTRAIRTAQMIAEVEPETISYMETHGTGTTLGDPIEIAAMTQAFRESTNQKQFCAIGSVKTNIGHLDAAAGIAGLIKTILALHHQQIPPSLNFETPNPQINFAESPFYVNTQLREWKTNGNPRRAGVSSFGFGGTNAHIILEEAPVLPKQTTQGYQLLTLSAKTATALTQATLNLRDRLCQAPDLNLADVAYTLQIGRRSFDYRRMIVAQSVEEAIQALEDPQRMVTGYTQGDRAIVFMFPGQGSQYINMARELYNSEPLFQAECDRQFTILAQHNIDLRRVIYPPAEEAQTTQLTQTSLTQPALFVIEYALAKLWMSWGVQPRAMIGHSIGEYVAACLAGVFSLEDALRLVTVRGQLMQQQPPGAMLAVHLSAADVQPFLHASLSLAASNSPHLCVVSGTIEAIQNLERELTAKGIESRLLHTSHAFHSAMMEGVVEPFLKQFESIRLNLPQIPFISNVTGTWIAATAATDPQYWAQHLRQTVQFSQGIAELLNIPDAIFLEVGPGSTLSTLAKQTAPSVFASLPHPKAQLGDRGFLLQTVGKLWLEGVAIDWSSFYAHQQRHRVPLPTYPFERQRYWIEPPQASSSATVTRKTDIADWFDVPSWKRSTIPQIVKSPQKQCWLIFADHSNLATAIAQRLQQQEQQVIHVYAGESYSHHDNVYTIDPGDREHYQTLIQEVLSRAQAPIIAHLWTLAELAFDEAQKLGFYSLLYLAQALGQHQSPTISINVVSSNIQQVIGTEDIYPAKATVLGACQVISQEYVNLTCRHIDVVPLSDIDQIIAEMRSPAAEIQVAYRGNYRWIPTYEPLRLETVEQTALRTQGVYLITGGLGEIGLAVAEYLAHTVQAKLVLVSRSPLPPRQDWERWLKNTQNTISVKIRKIQALEAIGAEVLVLSADVADHAQMQAVMSRIEQTFGQLHGIFHTAGVAGDGIVQLKTAETAADVMRPKVQGTLVLSQYQPLDFLVLFSSLSAIQGGVGQVDYCAANCFLDAFARSHAKQRVISINWDMWQIGMGAQKITELPDSLKQARLAALNTGISPQEGIEALHRILQSHCTQAIVSPRDWQTISLQDRIEVDTSVDVVDPPSNHARSLPTAYVAPSNEIEQQIAALWQEQLGIERIGVNDNFFELGGHSLLAVRIVSRLRELYQVELSLRVLLSEAPTVAGLASVITAQLQPDDSDEMTRLLAEIENLSLDEVQAQLASQQNL
- a CDS encoding LLM class flavin-dependent oxidoreductase, producing MKFSLFYFSGDGSTTNNNKYRLLIEGAKFADHHDFAGIWIPERHFDAFGGLYPNPAVAGAAIAMVTKRIQIRSGSVVMPLQDPLRVAEEWSMVDNLSQGRVSLSFAPGWHPNDFVLYPDKYAHKKEIMWRDIQVVQQLWQGNAIIRRGGNGNVNIHTFPKPIQSRLPIWITSLSDETFIAAGRIGANILTSPLYQSLDEILNKVSLYRRSLAQHGHDPQQGKVALMIHTFIGSDIDVVKAKVKQPFKNYLKTHFDLVVKSAGDLRFSIDPQTLTPQDLDDLLEFSFESYFNGKVLMGTPEYCRKMIDNLQQAGVDEIAALIDFGVEFDAVMESLQTLQDIKRHYVAKGAEVQRELQITRVCE